Proteins found in one Pectobacterium atrosepticum genomic segment:
- the galR gene encoding HTH-type transcriptional regulator GalR, protein MATIKDVARLSGVSVATVSRVINNSPKASTASREAVHKAMEELRYHPNANARALAHQSAETMGLVVADVSDPFFGTMVKSVEQIAQATGNFLLIGNGYHNAEQEKKAIEQLIRHRCAGLIVHAKMLSDEELAALMSHIPDMVLINRTLPGYENRCVALDDRYGSWLATRHLIQEGHQKIGFLCSNHQISDSVDRLQGYMDALQEHGIARDERLIARASPDELGGEAAMMELLSRGGNMTAVVCYNDSMAAGALSVLSDNSINVPQDMSVIGFDDVLIARYLRPRLTTVHYPVSAMAIQAAELAIALSHGKQLNETTNMFSPTLVRRHSVSPPISKK, encoded by the coding sequence ATGGCCACAATAAAGGATGTTGCTCGTCTATCAGGGGTATCAGTCGCTACGGTTTCGCGAGTAATCAATAACTCACCCAAAGCCAGTACAGCCTCAAGGGAAGCCGTACACAAAGCCATGGAGGAGCTGCGATATCATCCAAACGCCAATGCCAGAGCGCTCGCACACCAAAGTGCAGAGACAATGGGGCTGGTCGTTGCGGATGTATCCGATCCATTTTTTGGGACGATGGTCAAATCTGTCGAACAAATTGCACAGGCAACCGGCAATTTCTTGCTGATTGGTAACGGCTACCACAATGCTGAGCAGGAAAAGAAAGCTATTGAGCAGTTGATTCGCCACCGCTGCGCGGGACTGATCGTTCACGCCAAAATGCTTTCAGATGAGGAATTGGCAGCGCTGATGAGCCATATTCCGGATATGGTGCTCATCAACCGCACCTTGCCCGGTTATGAAAACCGCTGCGTTGCGCTTGATGACCGCTATGGTTCCTGGCTGGCGACACGTCATTTAATTCAGGAAGGCCATCAGAAGATCGGTTTTCTCTGTTCTAATCACCAAATTTCCGACTCCGTCGACCGCCTGCAAGGCTATATGGATGCGCTGCAAGAGCACGGCATCGCACGAGATGAACGCCTCATTGCACGCGCATCACCAGATGAACTAGGCGGTGAAGCCGCCATGATGGAGCTCCTCAGTCGGGGCGGCAACATGACGGCAGTGGTGTGCTACAACGACTCTATGGCGGCGGGTGCACTTTCCGTCCTGAGTGATAACAGCATCAACGTACCGCAAGATATGTCGGTGATAGGATTTGATGACGTATTGATCGCTCGCTACCTCCGCCCTCGCCTGACCACCGTACACTACCCGGTGTCCGCCATGGCCATTCAGGCAGCAGAATTAGCTATCGCGTTATCCCACGGTAAACAACTCAACGAAACCACGAATATGTTTAGCCCGACGCTGGTACGCCGTCATTCGGTAAGCCCCCCTATCAGCAAGAAATAA